One genomic region from bacterium encodes:
- a CDS encoding lamin tail domain-containing protein → MNHFSLGSALALAAALTLFSTSPAAALPLLSEVYYDASGSDDGFVFVEISGQPGASLTGFSIEGVNGTDGSITGTLLLMGQLGSDGLFVVGDLASGGGTSVVGADQLLNFDFQNGPDSVVLRDASGNVVDALGYGSFGPGQSFAGEGSAASDPPAGSSLARHDGWADTDDNAADFGELAVPTPGSAPGVPVPEPSQLGFLIGLLLARPIATRRAWWRTSC, encoded by the coding sequence ATGAACCATTTCTCGCTTGGATCCGCACTCGCCCTGGCTGCGGCTCTCACCCTTTTCAGTACGAGTCCGGCGGCCGCGCTGCCGCTGCTTTCGGAGGTCTACTACGACGCCTCGGGGAGTGATGACGGTTTCGTCTTCGTCGAAATCAGCGGCCAACCCGGCGCGTCGCTCACGGGCTTCAGCATCGAAGGGGTGAACGGCACCGATGGCAGTATCACCGGGACGCTGCTGCTGATGGGCCAGCTGGGGAGCGATGGGCTCTTCGTCGTAGGCGATCTCGCCAGCGGCGGGGGCACCTCGGTCGTGGGTGCCGATCAGCTCCTGAACTTCGACTTCCAGAACGGCCCGGATTCCGTGGTGCTGCGAGATGCTTCGGGCAACGTCGTCGATGCCCTGGGCTACGGCAGCTTCGGGCCCGGGCAATCATTTGCGGGGGAGGGCAGCGCTGCGTCCGATCCGCCTGCTGGTTCCAGTCTCGCACGCCACGACGGGTGGGCGGATACGGATGACAATGCCGCCGATTTCGGTGAGCTGGCCGTTCCCACACCCGGCTCGGCACCCGGTGTGCCCGTTCCAGAGCCCTCGCAGCTGGGCTTCTTGATCGGGCTCCTGCTGGCCCGTCCCATCGCTACCCGCCGTGCCTGGTGGCGTACGAGCTGCTGA